The Streptomyces taklimakanensis nucleotide sequence CGTCCTGCTGCCGGGAATGCACGCCACGGTCTCGGAACAGGAAGGCCCGCCCTCCTCGTCGAGCAGCACCTGGTGCGAGGCGCCGAGCAGCCGCAACTGGATCCGGATGCCCGGCAGTGCGAGGTCCAGCTTCGCCAGGGCGGGCATGGGCTCGAGTCCGAGCGCCCAGGCGAGGTCACCGGCGCGGGTATCGGTGTACGAGGTGTTCAGAGTGGTGAGCATGGATCGGCTCCGCAACGCAGTGAGGGCGGCCGGCACACCCCCGGACCGAGGCACCCCGTCTGGGAGCGGAGGGGGTGTCTGTCGCCGGCTCGTGCCCACGTGGATCCGGGTACATCAGTCACCGAACCACGGAACACGCGGGGCCTACAGGCTTTTCACCCACCTTCGTCGTTTTTCCATACCAGAGGGGACCTGTCAGCTCATATGTTCCCCTCACGATGACGCAACCGCCGTACGGGTGAACGACTTCAGGAACCACCGCCGCATCCGCCGCCCCCGCCACCCCCGCCGCACGAGAAACCGCCGCCGGACGAACCACCGTCCGAGGAGCCACCGTCGAAGAAGGCGAACCCCCCGCCGCCACCCGACGCGCCCGAGGCCCCGCCACCACGGCGCCGGCCCTTCGCGGACCGGCCCCCCGCGGACCGGACCACCGCCATGAGCACGGCCACCGGAATCAGAACCGACCAGAAGACGATGAAACCCGCCATGATGCCCCTCCCTCGTCCGTGTTCCCCGTCTGGGGCCTGACGGCACGATCCCCCTTCGCGACCGGCGCCAAAGCCGAGTTGAGGAACTCCAGAGGTTGGGCACCGGGACCGGTCGAACAGCGGGGCCGGCCCGGAAGGCCGGCCGGATCCCGGCCGCGGACGAACCTCAGTCGCCGCCTCCGCCCCCGCACGAACCGCCGTCCGAGGAACCGCCGTCCGAGGAACCGCCATCGCCCCACCAGCCGCCGCTGCCGCCACTGCCGCCGTCGGACGAGCCGCCCGAACCGCCGGCGCGGCGGCCCGAGCCCCGGCTCCCCCGCACCACGACGACCACCACGAGCACCAACAGCCCCACCAGACAGACGACGAGGAACTCCACGTCGCTCCCCCCTCTCCGCGCCCAGCGCCCTCGCGCTCACCGGCCCGCCCGCTTCCTCCGCCCGGGCGGGCACCCTCCATGGTCCACGACCGTCCGCGGCGAGGTTGAGGAACCCCCCGCTCCCGGCGGAGGATGGCCGCCATGACCGCCACCGGACGCCCCCTGCTCAACCGCCGCCTCGCCGAGTTCGGCACCACCGTCTTCGCCGAGATGTCGGCGCTGGCGGTGGCGACCGGCTCGATCAACCTCGGCCAGGGCTTCCCCGACACCGACGGCCCCGAGTCCGTGCGGGAGGCCGCCGTACGGGCGCTGCGCGACGGCCGCGGCAACCAGTACCCGCCCGGCCCCGGCATCCGGGAGCTGCGCGCCGCCGTCGCCGGGCACCAGCGCCGCTTCCACGGCCTGGAGTACGACCCGGAGACCGAGGTCCTGGTCACCGCCGGCGCCACCGAGGCCATCGCCGCCGCCCTGCTGGCCCTGGTGGAGCCCGGCGACGAGGTGATCGCCCTGGAGCCGTACTACGACTCCTACGCCGCCTGCGTCGCCCTGGCCGGCGGCGTCCGCGTCCCCGTCACCCTGCGCCCCACCACCGACCCCGCGCCCGCCTACCGCCTGGACCCGGACGAGCTGCGCGCCGCCGTCACGCCCCGCACCCGGCTGCTCCTGCTCAACACCCCGCACAACCCCACCGGCACCGTCCTCGGCCGCGAGGAGCTGACCGCGATCGCCGAGCTGGCCGTCGAGCGCGATCTGCTGGTCGTCACCGACGAGGTCTACGAGCACCTGGTCTTCGACGGCGAGCACGTCCCCATCGCCTCCCTGCCCGGGATGCGCGAGCGGACGGTGACGATCTCCTCCGCCGGCAAGACGTTCTCGTTCACCGGCTGGAAGGTCGGCTGGGTGACGGGCACGCCGGAGCTGGTGGCGGCGGTGCGGTCGGCCAAGCAGTACCTGACGTACGTCTCGGCGGGCCCCTTCCAGTACGCGGTCGCCGAGGCCCTCGCCCTGCCGGACGACTACTACACGACGCTGCGCGAGGACCTGCGCGCCAAGCGGGACCTGCTGGTCGACGGCCTGCGGGCGGTGGGCCTCACCGTCTACCGCCCGGCCGGCACCTACTTCGTCACCACCGACATCCGCCCGCTGGGCGAGAAGGACGGCGTCGCCTTCTGCCGCGCGCTCCCCGAGCGCTGCGGCGTCGTCGCCGTCCCCAACGCGGTCTTCTACGACCGCGCGGAGGAGGGCGCGCACTTCGTCCGCTTCGCGTTCTGCAAGCGCGAGGAGGTCCTGCGGGAGGCCGTGGAGCGCCTGCGGCGGCTGTGAGACCGGGCTTGGGGGCCGGGCTTTGGGGCCGGCGGGCCGGTGCGCCGCTCGGGCCACCGACCGCCGGGCGGCTCCCTCCCCCGGGGCGGCGCCGGACCGCGCCGCCCCGGACGCACCGCGGCCCCGGACACGGGCCGGAGGAACCGGTCCCGTGCCCGGGGCCGCGCGGGGCCTCGGACGGGCGGAGCGGGAGGAGTCAGCCCTCGCCGTCACCGTCGCCGTCGACGTCCTTGGCGAGGCCGAGCTGCTCGACGAGCCAGCGGTCGAACTCGACCGAGGCGCGCACCCAGCTCACCGTGCTGGAGACGAAGTGCTCCAGGGAGACGCCGACGCCGATCAGCATCTGGGCCTCGCCGATGAGACGGACGGTGCCGTCGTCGTGCGTGTGGCTGTAGACCTTCGGCCACAGCGTGCGGCGGTTCCAGTCGTCGATCAGTTCCAGCAGGCGGGTCTTGTCCTCGATCGCGTGCGGGCGGTCGTAGAACGTCCGGACGGAGAAGACCTGCTGCTCCTTCTCGCCCCGGAACATGAAGTAGGTGCGGAACTCCTCCCACGGCGCCGCGAGGTCACCCTCGTCGTCGACGACGTACTTCAGCTCCATCTGGTCGAGCAGCTGCTTGACGAGGTCCTGGTCGGGGACGATGGGCCCGGCGGGCCCCGTCGGCTGCTGCTTCTCGGGCTCCTGGCCCCCGAAGCTCGGGATCGAGGACGGGTCGATGCTCACCGTGGACTTCCCTTCATACGATTCCTGCCATCCTCCCTCACCCCGGCCCGGTGATGGCAAGCCCGGGCCTTCCGCATCGGCCGTCGGACTGACGCGGCCGGCGTGTGGGGGAGGCGCGGAGGCCCGGAGGCGGGGTCGGCCGGCGGCCGCCGGCCGACCGCCGTCAGTCGCGCACCGGCTCGACGGCCAGCCCCTCCTTCTCCGGCTTCTCCGGATCGACGTCCACCCGGACGGTGTCGCCGTCGCGGACCTCTCCCGCCAGGATCTTCCGGGCGAGCAGGTCGCCGATCGCCGTCTGCACCAGGCGGCGCAGCGGCCGGGCGCCGTAGGCCGGGTCGTTGCCCTCCACCGCCAGCCAGTCCAGGGCGGCGTCGGTGACGTCGAGGGTGAGGCGGCGCTCGGCCAGGCGCCGGGCGAGGGCGTCGATCTGGAGCCGTGCGATGCGGCGCAGCTCCTCGCCGCTGAGCGCGGAGAAGACCACCAGGTCGTCCAGTCGGTTGAGGAACTCGGGCCGGAAGGAGGCACGGACGGTGGCCATGACCTTCTCCCGCTTCTCCTCCTCGTCGACCGTGGGCTCCATCAGGTACTGGCTGCCGAGGTTGGAGGTCAGGATGAGGATGGCGTTGCGGAAGTCCACCGTCCGCCCCTGCCCGTCGGTCAGCCGGCCGTCGTCGAGCACCTGGAGCAGGACGTCGAAGACCTCGTGGTGGGCCTTCTCCACCTCGTCCAGCAGCACCACGCTGTACGGGCGCCGCCGCACCGCCTCGGTGAGCTGACCGCCCTCCTCGTAGCCGACGTAGCCGGGGGGCGCGCCGACGAGCCGGGCCACCGAGTGCTTCTCGCCGTACTCGCTCATGTCGATGCGGACCATGGCCCGCTCGTCGTCGAAGAGGAAGTCGGCGAGCGCCTTGGCCAGCTCGGTCTTCCCGACGCCCGTCGGGCCGAGGAACATGAACGAGCCGGTGGGCCGGTCGGGGTCGGCGATCCCGGCGCGGGAGCGGCGCACGGCGTCGGAGACGGCGCGCACCGCCTCGGTCTGCCCGATCAGCCGCCTGCCCAGCTCCTCCTCCATGCGCAGCAGCTTCTTCGTCTCGCCCTCCAGCAGCCGGCCGGCGGGGATGCCCGTCCAGGAGGCGACGACATCGGCGATGTCGTCCGAGCCGACCTCCTCCTTGACCATGGTGTCGCGGTCGTCGCGGTCGGCCTCCTGCTCGGCCGCGGAGGCCTCCTCCAGTTCGCGCTCCAGGGTGGGAATCTCGCCGTACAGCAGCTTGGAGGCGGTCTCGAAGTCGCCGTCGCGCTGGGCGCGCTCGGCCCGGCCGCGCAGTTCGTCCAGCTTCTCCTTCAGCTCGCCGACGCGGTTGAGGCCCTGCTTCTCCTTCTCCCAGCGGGCGGTCAGGCCGCGCAGCTCCTCCTCCCGGTCGGCCAGCTCCCGGCGGAGCCGCTCCAGCCGCTCG carries:
- a CDS encoding pyridoxal phosphate-dependent aminotransferase encodes the protein MTATGRPLLNRRLAEFGTTVFAEMSALAVATGSINLGQGFPDTDGPESVREAAVRALRDGRGNQYPPGPGIRELRAAVAGHQRRFHGLEYDPETEVLVTAGATEAIAAALLALVEPGDEVIALEPYYDSYAACVALAGGVRVPVTLRPTTDPAPAYRLDPDELRAAVTPRTRLLLLNTPHNPTGTVLGREELTAIAELAVERDLLVVTDEVYEHLVFDGEHVPIASLPGMRERTVTISSAGKTFSFTGWKVGWVTGTPELVAAVRSAKQYLTYVSAGPFQYAVAEALALPDDYYTTLREDLRAKRDLLVDGLRAVGLTVYRPAGTYFVTTDIRPLGEKDGVAFCRALPERCGVVAVPNAVFYDRAEEGAHFVRFAFCKREEVLREAVERLRRL
- a CDS encoding YbjN domain-containing protein; the protein is MSIDPSSIPSFGGQEPEKQQPTGPAGPIVPDQDLVKQLLDQMELKYVVDDEGDLAAPWEEFRTYFMFRGEKEQQVFSVRTFYDRPHAIEDKTRLLELIDDWNRRTLWPKVYSHTHDDGTVRLIGEAQMLIGVGVSLEHFVSSTVSWVRASVEFDRWLVEQLGLAKDVDGDGDGEG